Below is a window of Camelina sativa cultivar DH55 chromosome 11, Cs, whole genome shotgun sequence DNA.
AAGACCAGTGTAATCCTCTACCGGCGTATTATTTTCCttaataatatcattttttatatatctatcaCCATCGTGCCATCAATATTCTTAGTGCTACTTGCAACGGAGGACCTTGAAATCGCAGTTGGGGGCTATCTTCTTCAAGAAAATCCTCGCCGTGTCCTCTTGAACGACCGTCGCATCACCCTTCTCCACCAGGACCGCTTCAGTGATATCCTCGAATGGTTTGCCTCCGCTACGAGCCACGAAATCAACCAGCGCAGCTTGTACTGGCCCTAAACTTGGGTTATACGCAACAGATTCAAGGTACCATCCTCTGTACACTTTGTCATCGCACTTCAGCGCCACTCCCGACGGAGATTCGCTGTACGGCGCGTACGATTTGTTGGCCGCCGCTAGAGCCCTGCACTTTAGATGGGGACACTCCTCTGGATCAGAGCAGATCTCTTCGGAGGTGTCCAAGAGGACGAGTTTGTTATCGCGCTGCGCGAGAAGGAGAGGGTAGTCTTTCGGGAGGAGACTGTCAGGGCCGAAACTCTCCGGCATGAGGCTGTCGAGGCTCATGAACTCGTCTTTGCcctcttttggttttttgatcAGGATTTCGACTTTAGGCGGGGTGCCCAATTCCAGATAGAACTGGCGGCAGTGGCCACATGGCGCACCGTAG
It encodes the following:
- the LOC104721904 gene encoding cytidine deaminase 6-like, producing MSLDSLMPESFGPDSLLPKDYPLLLAQRDNKLVLLDTSEEICSDPEECPHLKCRALAAANKSYAPYSESPSGVALKCDDKVYRGWYLESVAYNPSLGPVQAALVDFVARSGGKPFEDITEAVLVEKGDATVVQEDTARIFLKKIAPNCDFKVLRCK